A genome region from Arthrobacter sp. SLBN-100 includes the following:
- a CDS encoding ABC-F family ATP-binding cassette domain-containing protein, producing the protein MAHLLGGENLTVSYATRTVLDGITLGLEEGDRIGMVGRNGDGKSTLMRLLALRSTPDSGRVTKRGDVNVGYLDQSDVLDGDLTVGAAIVGDQADYEWARNPQIREIMGGLVSDVDWHANVHALSGGQKRRVALAKLLIEDHDVIMLDEPTNHLDVEGVAWLSRHLKTRWRANQGAFLVVTHDRWFLDEVCNKTWEVHDGIVDPFEGGYAAYVLARAERDRMASVVEGKRQQLVKKELAWLRRGAPARTAKPKFRIEAANALIADVPEPRDSMALSKMATARQGKDVLDLENVSLDFQGSDDGRKLFDNITLRLAPGERLGLVGVNGAGKTTLLKLLNGEITPDAGKVKRGKTVVTAVLTQEVKELDDVSDLRVIEVIEREKRSFNVGGKEFSAGQLVEQLGFTNEKQWTPVRDLSGGERRRLQLLRLLVGEPNVLMLDEPTNDLDTDTLAAVEDVLDGWPGTLVVVSHDRYLLERVTDHQMALLGDGKIRGLPGGVDQYLELRESALAGSTITGGGNPVTSGGSGAAATAPAGPSEAEKRDARKAKNRIERQLKKLDQQEKKLHDDMVKSTEKSDFDALAGQNKQLKDLADEKDALELEWLEASEVLGE; encoded by the coding sequence TTGGCACACCTTCTTGGCGGCGAAAACCTCACCGTCTCCTACGCAACCCGCACCGTCCTGGACGGCATTACCCTCGGGCTTGAGGAGGGTGACCGGATTGGCATGGTGGGCCGGAACGGCGACGGAAAGTCCACCCTGATGCGCCTGCTGGCGCTGCGTTCCACACCCGACTCCGGCAGGGTCACCAAGCGCGGCGATGTGAATGTGGGGTACCTGGACCAAAGCGACGTGCTCGACGGCGACTTGACAGTGGGTGCCGCGATCGTGGGGGACCAGGCGGATTACGAATGGGCGCGGAACCCGCAGATCCGCGAGATCATGGGCGGGCTAGTGTCCGACGTCGATTGGCACGCGAACGTCCACGCCCTGTCGGGCGGGCAGAAGCGGCGTGTGGCACTGGCCAAGCTCCTGATTGAGGACCACGACGTCATCATGCTGGACGAGCCCACCAACCACCTGGACGTGGAGGGTGTGGCCTGGCTGTCCCGGCACTTGAAAACCCGTTGGCGTGCCAACCAGGGCGCCTTCCTGGTGGTCACCCACGACCGCTGGTTCCTTGATGAAGTCTGCAACAAAACCTGGGAAGTCCACGACGGCATCGTGGATCCCTTCGAAGGCGGCTACGCGGCCTATGTCCTGGCCCGCGCTGAGCGGGACCGGATGGCGTCCGTGGTGGAAGGCAAGCGCCAGCAGCTGGTCAAAAAGGAACTCGCCTGGCTGCGCCGCGGCGCCCCCGCCCGCACCGCGAAGCCGAAGTTCCGGATCGAGGCGGCGAACGCCCTCATCGCCGACGTTCCCGAGCCCCGGGATTCCATGGCCCTGAGCAAGATGGCCACGGCCCGCCAGGGCAAGGACGTGCTGGACCTGGAGAACGTTTCCCTGGACTTCCAAGGCAGCGACGACGGCCGGAAGCTCTTCGACAACATCACCCTCCGGCTGGCCCCGGGCGAACGGCTGGGGCTGGTGGGCGTCAATGGTGCCGGCAAGACCACCCTCCTGAAGCTCCTCAACGGTGAAATCACCCCCGACGCCGGCAAGGTCAAACGCGGCAAAACGGTGGTGACCGCGGTGCTCACCCAGGAGGTCAAGGAGCTCGACGACGTCTCCGACCTGCGCGTCATCGAGGTCATCGAGCGGGAGAAGCGGTCCTTCAACGTCGGCGGCAAGGAATTCAGCGCGGGCCAGCTGGTGGAGCAGCTTGGGTTCACCAACGAAAAACAGTGGACCCCGGTCAGGGACCTCTCCGGCGGTGAGCGGCGCCGCCTCCAGCTGCTGCGGCTGCTCGTGGGGGAGCCCAACGTGCTGATGCTCGACGAGCCCACCAATGACCTGGACACAGATACCCTCGCAGCCGTGGAGGATGTGCTGGACGGCTGGCCCGGCACGCTGGTGGTCGTCAGCCACGACCGGTACCTGCTGGAGCGCGTCACGGACCACCAGATGGCACTGCTCGGCGACGGCAAGATCCGCGGCCTGCCCGGCGGCGTGGACCAGTACCTCGAACTGCGCGAGTCCGCCCTGGCCGGATCAACCATCACGGGCGGCGGCAACCCGGTCACCAGTGGTGGCTCCGGCGCCGCAGCCACGGCTCCCGCCGGCCCCTCCGAAGCCGAGAAACGGGACGCCCGCAAGGCCAAGAACCGCATCGAGCGCCAGCTCAAGAAGCTCGATCAACAGGAGAAGAAACTCCACGACGACATGGTCAAGAGCACGGAGAAGTCCGACTTCGACGCGCTCGCCGGACAAAACAAGCAGCTCAAGGACCTGGCCGACGAAAAGGACGCCCTCGAACTTGAGTGGCTGGAAGCCTCCGAAGTCCTCGGCGAATAG
- a CDS encoding 4-(cytidine 5'-diphospho)-2-C-methyl-D-erythritol kinase — MNALPGRFAARTVRAKAPGKVNVSLDVGPLRADGYHSVASVYLAVSLYEEVAATSTETPGITVSLSPDSTLDLDAVDIPLDQNNLAYKAAAIMADVSERTTGVHLEITKRVPVAGGMGGGSADAAATLLACDALWNSGLSREELAHLAAELGADVPFSLLGGTAVGLGLGDELSPALAKAQTDWVLVTADYGLPTPEVYRTLDRLRAAEGIEGAEPTGVDPQILTALRSGEAEALSRVLVNDLQRAAIELAPSLRDTLGIGESHGAVAGIVSGSGPTVALLADDPVAAEGLAEKMRRYGLTALAVHGPVPGARIISDTLL, encoded by the coding sequence GTGAACGCCCTCCCGGGACGGTTCGCCGCCAGGACCGTACGGGCCAAGGCGCCGGGCAAGGTCAACGTCTCCCTGGACGTCGGACCGCTCCGGGCCGATGGCTACCATTCGGTGGCCAGCGTCTACCTCGCTGTGTCCCTATACGAGGAGGTGGCGGCTACAAGCACCGAAACGCCGGGGATCACCGTCAGCCTCAGCCCGGACAGCACGCTGGATCTGGACGCCGTCGACATTCCCCTGGACCAAAACAACCTGGCCTACAAGGCGGCAGCCATCATGGCGGACGTCTCCGAGCGCACAACAGGTGTCCACCTGGAGATCACCAAGCGTGTGCCCGTAGCAGGCGGCATGGGCGGCGGGTCGGCGGACGCCGCCGCAACGCTACTGGCCTGCGACGCACTCTGGAACAGCGGCCTCTCGCGGGAGGAACTCGCCCACCTGGCTGCCGAGCTCGGCGCCGACGTCCCTTTCTCCCTGCTGGGCGGAACCGCCGTCGGCCTGGGGCTGGGCGACGAACTTTCCCCGGCCCTTGCCAAGGCGCAGACCGACTGGGTCCTGGTCACGGCGGACTACGGCCTTCCCACGCCGGAGGTGTACAGGACGTTGGACAGGTTGCGGGCCGCGGAAGGCATCGAAGGTGCCGAGCCCACCGGCGTGGACCCGCAGATCCTTACCGCCCTCCGCAGCGGGGAGGCAGAAGCGCTCAGCCGCGTCCTGGTCAACGACCTCCAGCGGGCAGCCATCGAGCTGGCGCCTTCATTGCGCGATACGCTGGGAATCGGTGAATCGCATGGTGCCGTTGCAGGGATCGTCTCAGGCTCCGGCCCCACTGTGGCGCTGTTGGCCGATGATCCCGTTGCCGCAGAAGGCCTGGCGGAGAAAATGCGGCGCTACGGCCTGACGGCCCTCGCCGTCCACGGCCCCGTTCCCGGGGCGCGCATCATCTCCGACACCCTCCTGTAA
- a CDS encoding TatD family hydrolase, giving the protein MFNPLIPAAYRAPVAGGTPESGGSRQRDFPPAPEPLPVPVMDNHTHLDFPDGEAPVGIKDALDAAAAVGVQGAVQVGCDLESSRFTVQAVDLDERLLGAVALHPNDAPRYAARGQLEEALAEIEQLAAHPRIRAIGETGLDFFRTEGEGLAHQRYSFRRHIDIAKRLDLTLQIHDRDAHSDVVQVLKEEGAPDRVVFHCFSGDEELAATCNREGWWMSFAGTLTFRNAANLRAALAVADPGLLLVETDAPFLTPHPHRGRPNASYMVPYTVRAMAELTNRDLAALCAGISQNTVRAYGKWD; this is encoded by the coding sequence ATGTTCAATCCGCTGATCCCCGCCGCTTACCGTGCTCCTGTTGCCGGCGGTACCCCGGAATCCGGTGGTTCCCGGCAGCGGGATTTCCCCCCGGCTCCTGAGCCCTTGCCGGTGCCTGTCATGGACAACCACACCCACCTTGATTTTCCGGATGGGGAGGCGCCAGTGGGGATCAAGGACGCGCTGGACGCTGCTGCGGCGGTGGGTGTCCAGGGTGCCGTGCAGGTGGGCTGCGACCTGGAATCATCCCGGTTCACGGTCCAGGCGGTGGACCTGGATGAACGGCTGCTGGGGGCAGTGGCGCTTCACCCCAACGATGCTCCGCGTTACGCCGCACGCGGCCAGCTGGAAGAGGCGCTGGCAGAAATCGAGCAACTGGCTGCCCATCCCCGGATCCGTGCCATCGGCGAAACAGGGCTTGATTTCTTCCGGACCGAGGGGGAAGGCCTGGCCCACCAGCGGTACTCCTTCCGCCGCCATATTGACATCGCCAAGCGGCTGGACCTGACGCTGCAGATTCACGACCGTGATGCGCACAGTGACGTGGTGCAGGTACTGAAGGAGGAAGGGGCCCCGGACCGGGTGGTTTTCCACTGCTTTTCCGGGGACGAGGAACTGGCGGCGACGTGCAACCGGGAAGGCTGGTGGATGTCCTTTGCCGGCACGTTGACGTTCAGGAACGCGGCCAACCTCCGGGCTGCGCTCGCCGTCGCGGACCCCGGGCTCCTCCTGGTGGAAACGGATGCTCCCTTCCTGACTCCGCATCCCCACCGGGGACGGCCCAACGCGAGCTACATGGTTCCTTACACCGTCCGCGCCATGGCTGAATTGACAAACCGCGACCTGGCCGCGCTTTGTGCTGGAATCAGCCAAAACACCGTGCGTGCCTACGGGAAATGGGATTAA
- a CDS encoding AAA family ATPase — protein MESHRRTASDVSAVNRNLAGVAEPLSHLNGHRPAAMDAISFHEASQRILTTVNTVIDGKSDAAKLALTVLLAQGHLLLEDVPGVGKTLLAKTLARTIDCTVNRIQFTPDLLPSDVTGVSIYNQSSRLFEFRPGAVFANIVIGDEINRASAKTQSALLECMEEHQVTVDGRSYRLDEPFMVVATQNPIEMEGTYPLPEAQRDRFMARISMGYPDKESEIEMLETHQSASPLANVTPVVTTADVAAMIATVQQVYVSQAVKEYTVSVGRATRESPLLRLGASPRSMLQLLRAAKAAAALDGRDFVLPDDVVDVAEAVLAHRIILERKAAGAGENAHSVLRGILSRLPVTQTPTDTGARASAGTGRNAPVAGLSRNH, from the coding sequence ATGGAATCCCACCGACGCACTGCCAGCGATGTGAGCGCTGTGAACCGCAATCTTGCCGGAGTCGCAGAGCCCTTGAGCCACCTGAACGGCCACCGGCCCGCTGCCATGGATGCCATCTCCTTCCACGAGGCAAGCCAGCGGATCCTGACAACGGTTAATACGGTGATTGACGGGAAATCGGACGCCGCGAAGCTCGCATTGACGGTCCTGCTCGCCCAGGGCCACCTGCTCCTGGAGGATGTCCCGGGCGTGGGCAAGACGCTCCTGGCAAAGACGCTCGCCCGGACCATCGACTGTACTGTCAACCGGATCCAGTTCACCCCGGACCTGCTCCCCTCCGATGTCACGGGGGTGTCCATCTACAACCAGTCCTCCAGGCTTTTCGAGTTCCGGCCCGGCGCGGTCTTCGCGAACATCGTCATCGGCGACGAGATCAACCGGGCGTCAGCGAAGACCCAGTCGGCGCTGCTTGAGTGCATGGAGGAGCACCAGGTGACGGTGGACGGCCGTTCCTACCGGCTGGACGAGCCGTTCATGGTGGTGGCAACGCAGAATCCCATCGAGATGGAGGGAACGTATCCCTTGCCTGAGGCCCAGCGGGACCGCTTCATGGCGCGGATCTCCATGGGCTACCCGGACAAGGAGTCCGAGATCGAAATGCTGGAGACCCACCAGTCGGCCTCACCGCTGGCCAACGTCACCCCGGTGGTGACCACAGCTGACGTGGCCGCCATGATCGCCACCGTCCAGCAGGTCTATGTCTCGCAGGCGGTCAAGGAATACACCGTATCGGTGGGCCGGGCCACCCGGGAAAGCCCGCTGCTTCGCCTTGGTGCCAGCCCACGGTCGATGCTGCAGCTGCTGCGCGCCGCGAAGGCCGCTGCGGCGTTGGACGGCCGCGACTTTGTCCTGCCGGACGATGTCGTGGACGTTGCCGAAGCTGTCCTGGCGCACCGGATCATCCTTGAGCGGAAAGCGGCGGGCGCAGGGGAAAACGCGCACAGCGTCCTCCGCGGCATCCTGTCCCGGTTGCCTGTCACGCAGACGCCGACCGATACCGGGGCCAGGGCTTCGGCCGGCACCGGCCGGAACGCTCCCGTGGCAGGCTTGAGCAGGAACCACTAG
- the rsmA gene encoding 16S rRNA (adenine(1518)-N(6)/adenine(1519)-N(6))-dimethyltransferase RsmA: MTEPIPAAPAPLFGASDIRRLAEEIGIRPTKTLGQNFVIDGNTIRRIVAAAGVGPDETVLEVGPGLGSLTLGLLDAAAAVVAVEIDPVLAAKLPETVKEWRPAAVGGFHLVQADAMKVTALPVRPTALVANLPYNVAVPVVLHLLQHFPSLQHGLVMVQDEVADRLAAAPGSKIYGVPSVKAAWYSSMRKAGVVGMNVFWPAPKIHSGLVSFTRHEPPATTATREQVFAVVDAAFAQRRKTLRAALAGWAGSAPEAERCLVAAGVDPTARGEVIDIAAFARIAEAREARP, encoded by the coding sequence GTGACTGAACCCATCCCCGCCGCGCCCGCACCGCTGTTTGGTGCCTCCGACATACGCCGGCTGGCGGAAGAGATCGGTATCCGGCCCACCAAGACCCTGGGCCAGAACTTCGTGATCGACGGCAACACCATTCGCAGGATCGTGGCGGCGGCCGGTGTTGGACCGGACGAAACAGTGCTTGAGGTGGGCCCCGGCCTCGGGTCGCTCACCCTCGGCCTGCTGGACGCCGCGGCCGCGGTGGTGGCAGTGGAAATCGACCCCGTACTGGCCGCGAAGCTCCCGGAAACGGTCAAGGAATGGCGCCCCGCCGCCGTCGGAGGCTTCCACCTGGTCCAGGCCGACGCCATGAAGGTCACAGCACTCCCCGTCCGGCCCACCGCGTTGGTGGCCAACCTGCCCTACAACGTGGCCGTGCCCGTTGTGCTGCACCTCCTCCAGCATTTCCCCAGCCTTCAACACGGTCTGGTGATGGTTCAGGATGAGGTAGCTGACCGGCTGGCGGCTGCACCGGGGTCCAAAATTTACGGCGTGCCCTCAGTGAAGGCCGCTTGGTACAGCAGTATGCGCAAAGCCGGCGTAGTCGGCATGAATGTCTTCTGGCCGGCACCCAAGATCCACTCCGGGCTTGTGTCCTTCACCCGCCATGAGCCGCCGGCCACCACCGCCACCCGCGAGCAGGTTTTCGCCGTGGTGGACGCCGCCTTCGCGCAGCGCCGCAAGACCCTGCGGGCAGCCCTTGCCGGCTGGGCGGGCAGCGCCCCGGAGGCGGAACGATGCCTGGTGGCTGCCGGCGTGGACCCCACGGCGCGTGGTGAAGTGATTGACATTGCGGCCTTTGCGAGGATCGCCGAAGCACGCGAGGCCCGCCCGTGA
- a CDS encoding resuscitation-promoting factor produces MVKFFTTDGKFSFIKVGTQLLVLCALVVGLVAFVGNNKTITLNVDGKVTSVQTFGGTVGEVVKSANLELKPADRVSPAIDSTVRNGTVINVNQAKEVKVSLDGSEKTVNTTAQDVEGLVTELGVASASSVSVPKDAQLSVAGSFVSISTPKSVSIVADGKVQTATTTAATVGKVLEDANLTLGANDRSSQPANANVVNNMVIKISRVDTGQTAVTTEEVPFKTETVESAELLKGEKEVTQAGSAGKVERTFKLVLVDGREASRTLVTESVTAQPVTEKITVGTKAKPVAQAAPAASAGANSGAAAPAMMNEAMWDKIAQCESTGNWSINSGNGYYGGLQFDIQTWIGSGGGAYAPNASLATKAQQIDIANRVYAQRGLQPWGCGWAASS; encoded by the coding sequence GTGGTCAAGTTCTTCACAACGGACGGCAAGTTCAGCTTTATCAAGGTGGGAACCCAGCTTCTGGTGCTTTGCGCGCTGGTGGTGGGGCTCGTGGCCTTCGTGGGCAATAACAAAACCATCACGCTGAACGTTGATGGCAAGGTAACTTCCGTTCAAACCTTCGGTGGCACAGTGGGGGAGGTCGTCAAAAGCGCCAATCTCGAACTGAAGCCGGCGGACCGGGTCTCCCCGGCCATCGACTCCACCGTCCGGAACGGCACGGTCATCAACGTGAACCAGGCCAAGGAAGTCAAAGTCAGCCTTGACGGCTCCGAAAAAACGGTGAACACCACCGCCCAGGACGTTGAAGGTCTGGTGACCGAACTCGGTGTCGCAAGCGCGTCGTCGGTTTCCGTCCCCAAGGACGCCCAGCTCTCAGTGGCAGGATCCTTCGTTTCCATTTCCACCCCCAAGTCCGTGAGCATCGTTGCCGACGGCAAGGTGCAGACGGCCACCACCACTGCCGCCACCGTGGGCAAGGTCCTGGAAGATGCCAATCTGACCCTCGGAGCCAATGACAGGTCCTCCCAGCCCGCCAATGCCAACGTGGTCAACAACATGGTGATCAAGATCTCCCGTGTTGACACCGGCCAGACCGCGGTGACCACCGAGGAAGTCCCCTTCAAGACTGAAACGGTCGAAAGCGCTGAGCTTTTGAAGGGTGAAAAAGAAGTCACCCAGGCCGGTTCCGCAGGCAAGGTGGAGCGGACCTTCAAGCTGGTACTCGTCGACGGCCGCGAAGCGTCCCGCACCCTGGTCACCGAATCCGTTACCGCGCAGCCCGTGACCGAGAAGATCACGGTGGGAACCAAAGCCAAGCCGGTGGCCCAGGCCGCTCCCGCAGCCAGTGCCGGTGCCAACAGCGGTGCCGCGGCTCCAGCCATGATGAACGAGGCCATGTGGGACAAGATCGCCCAGTGTGAATCAACCGGAAACTGGTCCATCAACAGCGGCAACGGCTACTACGGCGGCCTCCAGTTCGACATCCAGACCTGGATCGGATCAGGCGGCGGCGCGTACGCCCCGAACGCCAGCCTCGCCACCAAGGCCCAGCAGATCGACATCGCCAACCGAGTCTACGCCCAGCGCGGCCTGCAGCCCTGGGGCTGCGGCTGGGCTGCCAGCAGCTGA
- a CDS encoding transglutaminase TgpA family protein, which yields MTIAPARNPGTGRQQPPAGTPAARTRVGPYPWVMAGSIAFSIAGAALSLNGVLRGWAWYWPVFTTVLVVSLTLAALRSVRAQPLLVTAGGFLSLGAILTLTFFRSTSFAGIVPTGASLAELDRLIRRASETVLSETAPVAPNVGIVMVICAVLGLAVILVDALAVPLGMPAATGVGLLAILVVPAMIKPQSVGFWGFAAAVTGYLMILACSQWYVPDARTPADSARSPGQGRRAVLTGAVAVAAAVVLPLAVPGFDQGTFPQGSRINPWGTSTGLNPMITLGNSLRTPAGSGRISYATNSPAPLYLRSVTVDNFDGDSWGPDDRNASRRPLGNRIDPGYAVAEEQQLVTAIDTGTFTSPYLPVPYAPESVRGLEGRWTWDPATLSIKGTDTTSRRQEYLVTTTVPKLTAGLLARSSAPVQGIADDFTRVPGNVPDIVRNVADTVAGSGSTPYDKAMAIQKYLRSAQFTYSLQSPVQGGYDGNGLSVLADFLEQKSGYCIHYASAMAVMARLEGIPSRIAVGYAPGRLTGATVSVAGQGALPEFEVDARDAHAWPELYFEGLGWVPFEPTPSRGVVPDYATESSGTSAPGSPENNDDLVPDATPAPAPAPSTAPLPVPGAGGSTDTGNQLLPWLLGTGALLGAALLAASPRLARAGIRARRLRADPAAAVPLAWSEMVDLGTDYGLPPQPSETPRAYSARLRSSALLGEPGGMDEAAHQAVAALTADFEREKYGPPIVEGVPEPGQAGTALNASRPNGLAGTRLDALETTFRGNAPTLRRLHAVWLPPSVIGRLGRLLATPFRIVFGAAGAAAGKAAKAAARTWSARWSGHS from the coding sequence ATGACCATTGCACCGGCCAGGAACCCCGGAACCGGCCGGCAACAGCCGCCAGCAGGAACCCCGGCCGCACGCACCCGGGTCGGCCCTTACCCGTGGGTGATGGCAGGCTCCATCGCCTTTTCGATAGCCGGGGCCGCCTTGTCGCTGAACGGAGTGTTGCGGGGCTGGGCCTGGTACTGGCCGGTTTTCACTACAGTGCTGGTGGTCAGCCTCACCCTCGCTGCCTTGCGATCGGTCAGGGCGCAGCCGCTGCTGGTGACTGCCGGCGGATTCCTTTCCCTGGGCGCCATCCTGACGCTGACGTTCTTCCGCAGCACCAGTTTCGCGGGCATCGTTCCCACCGGGGCCAGCCTGGCGGAGCTCGACCGGCTGATCCGCCGCGCCAGCGAAACGGTGCTCTCCGAAACCGCCCCCGTGGCGCCCAACGTAGGCATCGTGATGGTGATCTGCGCAGTCCTGGGCCTTGCCGTGATCCTGGTGGACGCGCTGGCCGTACCGCTCGGCATGCCTGCCGCCACCGGAGTGGGGCTGCTGGCCATCCTGGTGGTGCCGGCGATGATCAAGCCGCAGAGCGTGGGCTTTTGGGGATTCGCTGCCGCTGTTACCGGGTACCTGATGATCCTGGCGTGCAGCCAGTGGTATGTCCCGGACGCGCGGACACCGGCGGATTCGGCGCGCAGCCCCGGCCAAGGGCGGAGGGCAGTCCTGACCGGAGCTGTGGCGGTGGCCGCGGCCGTGGTGCTGCCGCTGGCCGTCCCCGGATTCGACCAGGGCACCTTTCCGCAAGGCTCGCGCATCAATCCATGGGGCACTTCCACCGGCTTGAATCCCATGATCACGCTGGGCAACAGCCTGCGCACCCCTGCCGGGAGCGGCCGCATCAGCTATGCCACCAACTCCCCTGCGCCGCTGTACCTGCGCTCTGTCACCGTGGACAATTTCGACGGCGACTCCTGGGGCCCCGATGACCGCAACGCCTCCCGGCGCCCGCTGGGCAACCGGATCGACCCGGGCTATGCGGTGGCCGAAGAGCAGCAACTGGTCACCGCAATAGATACCGGAACCTTCACCAGCCCTTACCTGCCGGTTCCGTACGCCCCCGAATCCGTGCGGGGATTGGAGGGCCGGTGGACCTGGGACCCTGCCACGTTGAGCATCAAGGGGACCGACACCACCTCACGCCGCCAGGAGTACCTTGTCACCACCACCGTTCCGAAGCTGACGGCGGGACTGCTGGCCAGGTCTTCCGCGCCCGTGCAGGGCATCGCGGACGACTTCACCCGGGTTCCGGGCAACGTTCCGGACATCGTCCGGAACGTTGCCGACACCGTGGCCGGTTCAGGCTCCACGCCCTATGACAAGGCGATGGCTATCCAGAAGTACTTGCGGTCCGCGCAATTCACGTACTCGCTGCAGTCCCCCGTGCAGGGCGGTTACGACGGAAACGGGCTCTCGGTCCTTGCCGACTTCCTGGAGCAGAAGAGCGGGTACTGCATCCACTACGCCTCCGCCATGGCGGTGATGGCCAGGCTCGAAGGGATCCCCAGCCGGATCGCGGTGGGATACGCCCCAGGCAGGCTGACTGGTGCCACAGTATCCGTGGCCGGCCAAGGCGCACTGCCCGAATTTGAAGTGGATGCCCGGGATGCCCACGCTTGGCCGGAGCTCTACTTCGAGGGCCTGGGGTGGGTCCCGTTCGAGCCGACGCCATCCCGTGGCGTGGTGCCCGACTACGCTACCGAAAGCTCCGGTACTTCGGCCCCGGGCTCACCGGAAAACAACGACGACCTCGTCCCGGACGCCACACCGGCTCCCGCTCCGGCACCCAGCACCGCCCCGCTTCCCGTGCCGGGTGCGGGCGGAAGCACGGACACCGGAAACCAGCTCCTGCCATGGCTGCTCGGTACCGGAGCGCTCCTGGGGGCCGCGCTGCTCGCCGCGTCCCCCCGGCTGGCCAGGGCAGGCATCCGGGCACGGCGGCTCAGGGCTGATCCGGCCGCTGCCGTGCCGCTGGCATGGAGCGAAATGGTGGACCTGGGGACCGACTATGGCCTGCCGCCGCAGCCGAGCGAGACCCCGCGGGCCTACTCGGCCCGGCTCCGCAGCTCAGCTTTGCTGGGGGAACCGGGCGGAATGGACGAGGCCGCCCACCAGGCCGTGGCTGCATTGACTGCAGACTTCGAACGCGAAAAATACGGCCCGCCAATAGTGGAGGGGGTGCCTGAACCGGGCCAGGCCGGAACCGCGCTGAACGCGTCCCGGCCCAATGGGTTGGCCGGCACCCGCCTCGACGCTCTTGAGACAACGTTCCGGGGCAACGCCCCCACCCTGCGGCGGCTGCACGCCGTCTGGCTGCCGCCGTCCGTTATTGGACGGCTGGGGCGCCTGCTCGCAACACCCTTCAGGATTGTGTTCGGGGCTGCCGGAGCAGCGGCGGGCAAAGCCGCGAAAGCCGCCGCGCGCACCTGGTCAGCGCGCTGGTCCGGACATTCCTGA
- a CDS encoding DUF58 domain-containing protein encodes MALLDRLPRNLFTRRGWGMLAAAAAALGAAHVMGRRDLLSLAVLLFALPLVSLAGIRLVKPRFQVYREFNPSPVETSAPSTVRLAVARTGAASGRATMEERLPPRFGESPAFRFPSRSATGGTSRYEYHLRSAQRGQFLIGPVTAEFTDPFGLSLHRQAIDDGDTLTVTPAAVVLPLTGLAGARGNDGVTATRIRANPSDDDVMTREYRHGDPMRRVHWAATARHGELMVRQEESVTTPEATIILDHRFGTFSGSSGAAPAGNAAQDGHTMISSETFEWAVVAAMSISAHLAERNYGLRLLDVRGEPAFLHSPSAPEPELEEYSGASGLQSIAESLAAIQLTGHHHLRGDAASREFFGLKESHGHQEAGPPPFDDHLMDKLSAHRMRGPVIAVLGRISPLEALSLAPAAGYGTNAFAIVVAERPAEFEDALEKLRQGGWRAGAVAPGVSVAAAWNLFDQDLAVPEPPATEIRRGAGVAR; translated from the coding sequence ATGGCGCTGCTGGACCGACTGCCCCGAAACCTCTTCACCCGGCGCGGCTGGGGAATGCTGGCCGCAGCGGCAGCAGCACTTGGGGCCGCGCACGTAATGGGCCGCAGGGACCTGCTAAGCCTGGCCGTGCTCCTCTTCGCACTCCCGCTGGTTTCGCTCGCCGGGATCCGGTTGGTCAAACCCCGCTTCCAGGTTTACCGCGAATTCAATCCCTCCCCGGTGGAGACGTCCGCACCCAGCACTGTGAGGCTTGCCGTGGCACGGACCGGAGCAGCAAGCGGCCGCGCCACCATGGAGGAACGGTTGCCGCCGAGGTTCGGCGAGTCGCCCGCCTTCCGGTTCCCTTCCCGGTCCGCCACCGGCGGCACCAGCAGGTACGAGTACCACCTTCGCTCCGCCCAGCGCGGCCAGTTCCTGATCGGACCGGTGACGGCGGAGTTCACCGACCCGTTCGGCCTTTCCCTGCACAGGCAGGCAATTGACGACGGCGACACACTCACCGTGACGCCCGCCGCCGTCGTCCTTCCATTGACGGGGCTGGCCGGCGCCCGGGGCAACGACGGCGTCACGGCCACAAGGATCCGGGCCAATCCCAGCGACGACGACGTGATGACCCGCGAATACCGGCATGGCGACCCGATGCGCCGGGTCCACTGGGCGGCCACGGCACGCCATGGTGAGCTGATGGTGCGGCAGGAGGAATCGGTCACCACGCCCGAGGCCACCATCATCCTGGACCACCGGTTCGGGACGTTTTCCGGCAGCTCCGGCGCCGCTCCGGCAGGAAATGCGGCCCAGGACGGCCACACGATGATCAGCAGCGAAACCTTCGAGTGGGCCGTCGTTGCGGCCATGTCCATCAGCGCCCATCTTGCCGAGCGCAATTACGGCCTGCGCCTCCTGGATGTGCGCGGGGAACCGGCATTCCTGCATTCGCCGTCGGCTCCGGAGCCCGAACTGGAGGAGTACAGCGGGGCTTCCGGGCTCCAGTCCATCGCCGAGAGCCTTGCTGCCATCCAGTTGACGGGGCACCACCACTTGCGCGGCGACGCCGCAAGCAGGGAGTTCTTCGGTCTTAAGGAATCCCACGGCCACCAGGAGGCGGGGCCCCCGCCTTTTGATGACCACCTCATGGACAAGCTCTCTGCCCACCGGATGCGGGGACCGGTCATTGCCGTCCTGGGCAGGATCTCACCATTGGAGGCCTTGTCCCTTGCCCCCGCAGCAGGCTACGGCACCAACGCCTTCGCCATCGTGGTGGCGGAGCGGCCGGCGGAGTTCGAAGACGCCCTGGAGAAGCTCCGCCAAGGAGGCTGGCGGGCGGGGGCAGTGGCTCCGGGCGTCTCTGTGGCGGCCGCATGGAACCTGTTCGACCAGGACCTTGCCGTGCCGGAGCCACCGGCTACGGAGATCCGGCGCGGAGCGGGGGTGGCGCGATGA